Genomic segment of Salvia splendens isolate huo1 chromosome 12, SspV2, whole genome shotgun sequence:
GTGGTCCCAAATAAAGAATTACTACtacaaataataaattttaaaaaattattaggaTGTAAACACAACATAGTCTGCTGCCAGCTGCTATCTGCATATCTATTCTCTAGTCCCTTTACACACATCTCATTCTCAATCCCACAAAATGCTCTacatttttcttgaatttttccATGCAAAAACAGACACCTTTTCTCATCTCacaaattgattttttaaaactatGTGATTGTCTCATCTGATTCTTGGTCTTTAAAGAGACAACAATAAAGGAAAAAAACACTTCTTTTCCTACCTGTTTTCACACTTGAATTTCTGaaggtttttatttttgaaaaaatggaaagaagagagagagagagaaagggagaaTTTAAAGTACCTGTAAACAGACAGTAGTACATCTCTCCCACTCTTTTTAACTTCAACATTCTTGAGAAAACTAATGTTTCACAACGTTTGATGCCACATTTCCTCCTCCAAGCTTTTATCTAATCCCAAAGACTACACCTTTCTTTTTTACTTCTTTTTCACTCAGGAATATCCTCAAACACTTCATCTTCAACAAACCGAGATTTCTGAAAATGACAACTTCCGCTCCGGTAGTGGACCCTTTACAgtctccgccgccgccggcgaTGCAGATGGGGCAGCAAGAATACACCGCGCATTCGGGTCACGGGTCGGTGGGGCCTGTAATCGGAGTTCTGGCGGTTATAACGATTCTCGGCGCCATCGCAATCATGATTGGGCGGCTGTGTTCGGGCCGGGGCATAATGGGCCACGCGCAGTACGATTTCGAGAGATGGGTCGAGACCAAATGCGCTTCCTGCATTGACGGCCGGGTCGACCTGCCTCCGCCCCGGGTCGTCGTTGAGCACCGCGTCAGCACTTCGTCAGGAGACGGCGCCAGGGCGGCTTCCGCCGCCGCGACGGAAGAGAGAAGGGAGGAGGGTAATGAGAGCCATCAACAacatcaacaacaacaacaacaacaacaacatgAGTAGAGATTGAATCAAAATCTTGCAAATTGAATCCAAGGTTTTCACTGTAAACTGTTTCTCTATTGGGGAAaaggaatttaatttttttattgggtTATATATTATGTCAACATTTATTATTGGCaagaattaatttatattttcgtGGTGCtatttgtcattaaaaaaaaactttaattgaTGAGGACCAGTTTGCTAATCCAATTGAAAGAATAACAATTTTGAGAAAATGTACACATTCCTCTAGAAATATATAGATTTAAGGTTTTTGATTGTGAAGGAAATAAATGGGGAATTGTTGCAAAGAATTTAACAGTGTAGTTGTAGTACAATGAATTTGTGCCAAGCTCATTTTTGCTTTGCTACAGTTGCATGCTTTTATGATTTTTGTATTGTCTTGTCTTGTCACTGACCCCCTTTAATAACTAGTTAGTTCGAATCTTTAATtccctttttgttttttttttaaatggctAGTTATAACTTGATGTATTTCAGTATCTCcctcaaaaatataaataataaagtgtatttatttaatactcctaaCAAATAAAAAGGGTCAAGTGAAGGAGCTGTTATTTGTTCCAACTTTTTTGATAGTAATAAGAATTTAAAAGTAGAGGTGATGAATGGCTAATGGCTTCATTGGCAAAGTGAATTTTTTCAAACAATAATGCCACTCACTCTTTTTAGAAAGTGGGTGGcgcactttcattttttttcttatgtccCACTTTTTTCACACCCAAAAAACTAATTACTCTAATTTTTCAGTACTATTGTGCACAACCAAAATAAGTACAAATTTTAGTTTTACAATTTTAACGTAAGAATATAATTACGTACATATAAGTATGGTGGCCCGTCACGTGAGAGGCACGAGAGGAGGCATGGAGATTCCTCTGATTGGTTTGACTTTGACCATGTGAATTTGCAGCTTTTGTCGAGGAATATGCAGCGACCGGCAGCGGCGAGGCGCGCCAACAGGTTCTCGCCACCGTGTTATGCGCGGCGGCGTCGATCCCAACAACCGCTTTCTCACCGCTTTCTCCTATTGGGAGTCGactttagggtgtccactataaggtggacacgcccaatagccccgccccagttttttgtccatagccccggatttttgtccatagccccaaaattctatttccgccactatagtggacacctccaatagcccccaaattttataatcaattttcattttaaaaataaaaaattttgcaTGCGTCGACCGCCGCGCCGGAAGCTGCGGTCACTAtgaccgccgcgcctataggcgcgcctcacccccaccagccgcgtcctcgccccgcacgcggcgAAGCCGTTTCCGCCCCCCTCCCCCGTCCTCAGGCGCGGCGGCCACCCCAGCCACTATGACCGCCGCGCCTCCCGCCTCGCCCCACACCCCTCTTCGGCGACCGCCGAGCCGctcccatagtggacacccttatagGAACAATGTTAACAAAGCCTTCACGTGGCTCTCTTCTCTGTGTACCCATTACCAATGGGGGAAtcctttttattcatttttaaatatttttgtgcAAACTAGTAAACCAACTATATCTATGGACTACTATTTCCTCCATAAAGGAAAAGCATATCTATGGATTCCAATTCAGAGATGCTAATATCAGAAtttctaacaaaaaaaaaatctaaagttattttttttttttaaaaaagaaccACAATACCAGCATATACATAATACTATCTATTTGCAAAATATTAAAACAGATGTGATGAGATCATGGCATGAAATTACAAGAGGTGGAATTCTTGGGCAGTGGCTGAAACAAAGCAATGTGAAATATGATAAGGGAATAATAGTGAGAAAGGTCACGAGTTGTAATTGTCCAAACCTAAATCCCTAAGAGCATCGGTGGCAGCAGCTTTGCAGTTCTTGAGGGTTTGCTTCGCCTTTCGGATTAGTTGCTCAATGCCATTATTAAGCAGAAATTTTCTGCACATCATAGTGCCAGCATCTCAGAGAAAAATTCATTGGTAATCATCGCAGTAGCACGTATCAAAGTAAAAAAACTATGTACCTGTTTTCTGCATTTCGAACCCTGATCATAAAACAAGAGCTCCTCTGCAGCTGATGAAACTTTTTCATCGAGGTCCCCGGCTCCAGATTCGATTGCACGAGCTGCATTCTCTGGGGACCTCAAACATAGAGTAGTTATAATTGACATGACCTGTTCTGATGCATTAGGTGCTTGTCGAATTCTAAATAAAGCATAAACAGATATTAAGTGAACAAAAAGCACAGAGAGTTGAAGCATGCATATAAGAAAGTGAAAGTAACGTCTGGTTGTTGGCACTTCATTTTCATGCTCTGTCATTTTTATCCTTCTAccttcttttctttcatttctgTTGGGGAGGGGGACCATGGGGTTGAAGTAGGGTAAAGGTTGATTAATATTCAGGTTACATCTATAAAAGAGTCTCCCACTATCTTTCT
This window contains:
- the LOC121757856 gene encoding uncharacterized protein LOC121757856, translated to MTTSAPVVDPLQSPPPPAMQMGQQEYTAHSGHGSVGPVIGVLAVITILGAIAIMIGRLCSGRGIMGHAQYDFERWVETKCASCIDGRVDLPPPRVVVEHRVSTSSGDGARAASAAATEERREEGNESHQQHQQQQQQQQHE
- the LOC121758336 gene encoding uncharacterized protein LOC121758336 isoform X1, encoding MLIVRQIFPLVLFSKVVLGISFMYSISGSDVNKNVIVEKGGADKLVNLSARFSDHPLVLQERMQLVQSNLEPGTSMKKFHQLQRSSCFMIRVRNAENRKFLLNNGIEQLIRKAKQTLKNCKAAATDALRDLGLDNYNS